A DNA window from Centroberyx gerrardi isolate f3 chromosome 5, fCenGer3.hap1.cur.20231027, whole genome shotgun sequence contains the following coding sequences:
- the LOC139907946 gene encoding dnaJ homolog subfamily C member 11-like produces MAASLDDDLELDNQDYYSLLNVRKEATQEELKASYRRLCMLYHPDKHRDPELKGQAEQLFNQVHQAYEVLSDPQSRAIYDIFGKKGLEVEGWEVVERKRTAAEIREEYERLQREREERRLQQRTNPKGTISVGVDATDLFDRYDEDFEEMPGGGFPHIEINKMHISQSIEAPLTNSDTAVLSGSLSTHNGNGGGNINMTIRRVTSAKGWGEVEFGAGDILGPLFGLKVFRNLTPRCFLTAQCGMQFSPRGLRPSCSLMTARHLDQNTMGYLQWRWGPNSAMTTSLVRDTKTSHFTLALQLGVPHSYLMMSYQYKFQDEDQTKVKGSLKTGWFGTVVEYGAERKISRHSVLSATVSIGVPQGVTLKIRLARASQTYLFPVHLTDQLLPSAVFYATVGPLLVYMAIHRLIIIPYTRAQKEQELELQRKSSATDIAKKKVEAESAVLLMQESVRRIIEAEESKMGLIILNAWYGKFVTDTSQKQERAQVIDVTVPLQCLVKDSKLILTEASKAGLPGFYDPCVGEEKSLKLLYQFRGVMHQVLSADIEPLRIPKQSHRIDSES; encoded by the exons ATGGCGGCGTCCTTAGATGATGATTTAGAGTTGGACAACCAAGATTATTATTCTCTACTCAATGTCAGAAAAGAG GCCACTCAGGAGGAGCTAAAGGCTTCCTACCGCAGGCTGTGTATGCTCTACCACCCTGACAAACATCGAGACCCTGAGCTGAAAGGACAGGCCGAACAACTTTTCAACCAGGTGCACCAGGCTTATGAAG TGTTGAGTGATCCTCAGTCCAGGGCCATCTATGACATCTTTGGGAAGAAGGGGCTGGAGGTGGAGGGCTGGGAG GTGGTGGAAAGGAAGAGAACTGCAGCAGAAATCCGTGAGGAGTATGAAaggctgcagagagaaagagaagagaggagactgCAGCAAAGAACTAACCCCAAG GGCACCATCAGTGTGGGTGTGGATGCAACCGACCTGTTTGACCGCTATGATGAGGACTTTGAGGAGATGCCAGGAGGAGGCTTTCCTCACATTGAAATCAACAAGATGCACATCTCCCAGTCCATAGAG GCTCCTCTGACGAACTCGGACACAGCAGTGCTGTCGGGTTCGCTCTCTACGCACAACGGGAACGGAGGGGGCAACATTAACATGACCATACGCAGGGTTACGTCAGCCAAGGGCTGGggagag GTGGAGTTTGGTGCAGGAGACATACTGGGACCTCTCTTTGGGTTAAAGGTGTTTCGTAACCTGACGCCACGCTG TTTCTTGACAGCCCAGTGCGGTATGCAGTTCTCTCCTCGTGGTTTGAGGCCGAGTTGTTCTCTGATGACGGCGCGACACCTTGACCAGAACACCATGGGCTATCTGCAGTGGCGCTGGGGGCCCAACAGTGCCATGACCACCAGCCTGGTTCGAGACACCAAGACCAGCCACTTCACTCTAGctctgcag ttgGGTGTGCCTCACTCCTACCTGATGATGAGCTACCAGTACAAGTTCCAGGATGAGGACCAGACCAAGGTCAAAGGCTCTTTGAA GACGGGCTGGTTTGGTACTGTGGTGGAATATGGCGCAGAGAGGAAGATCAGCCGACACAGTGTCCTGTCAGCCACTGTCAGCATCGGCGTCCCTCAGGGAGTCACACTCAAGATCAG GTTGGCACGTGCCAGCCAGACGTACCTGTTTCCAGTCCACTTGACAGACCAGCTGCTGCCCAGTGCGGTCTTCTACGCCACAGTGGGCCCCCTGCTCGTCTACATGGCCATCCACAGACTGATCATCATCCCATATACACGAGCACAGAAAGAACA AGAGTTggagctgcagaggaagagCTCAGCCACAGACATCGCCAAGAAGAAAGTGGAGGCAGAGTCAGcg gTTCTGCTGATGCAGGAGTCTGTGAGGAGAATCATAGAAGCAGAGGAATCCAAGATGG GTCTGATCATCCTGAATGCCTGGTATGGGAAGTTTGTGACAGACACCAGCCAGAAGCAGGAGAGAGCCCAGGTCATCGACGTCACTGTCCCTCTGCAGTGCCTGGTCAAGGACTCCAAACTCATCCTCACTGAAGCctccaag GCAGGGTTGCCGGGCTTCTACGACCCCTGTGtcggagaagagaagagtctcaAATTGCTGTACCAGTTCAGAGGTGTCATGCACCAAGTCCTGTCTGCAGATATCGAGCCCCTACGGATACCCAAGCAAT CTCACAGAATTGACTCTGAGTCCTAG